The Pygocentrus nattereri isolate fPygNat1 chromosome 4, fPygNat1.pri, whole genome shotgun sequence genome includes a window with the following:
- the opn8a gene encoding opsin 8, group member a — MDERYTSKLSPAVDYSAGFFLLVVAILSILGNAAVLITSTRRYGLLKAPELLTLNLAVTDIGMALSMYPLSIASAFNHAWIGGDPSCLYYGLMGMIFSVASIMTLAVMGMVRYLVTGNTRKTGNKFQKRTINILITLIWLYSLLWAMFPLLGWGGYGPEPFGLACSVDWAGYQHSLNGSTFIMALAILCTIIPCGVILFSYSGIAWKLHKAYQTIQSHDMLPNTGGVERKVTLMAILISSGFVVSWTPYVAISLWTMFHSEGKDSVAPIVSMLPCLFAKCSTAYNPFIYYIFCKSFRRELRQLWSCCGCQHSVAELPYAEEEHNQWKISVMLKSPREQRSQCPSPGVCQTTS, encoded by the exons ATGGATGAGCGATACACCTCTAAATTATCCCCTGCTGTTGATTACAGTGCTGGCTTTTTCTTGCTGGTGGTGG CCATCCTGTCCATTTTGGGGAACGCTGCTGTGCTGATTACATCTACTCGACGCTATGGTCTCCTGAAAGCTCCAGAGCTGCTCACTCTCAATTTGGCTGTGACAGACATCGGCATGGCACTTAGCATGTATCCGCTGTCCATTGCCTCAGCCTTCAACCATGCCTGGATCGGAGGTGATCCATCCTGCCTGTACTACGGACTGATGGGAATGATCTTCAGTGTGGCTAGTATCATGACACTGGCTGTCATGGGCATGGTGAGATACCTGGTGACAGGAAATACTCGCAAAACAG GTAACAAGTTTCAAAAAAGAACCATAAATATTCTGATTACACTCATCTGGCTGTACTCACTGCTGTGGGCAATGTTTCCCTTGCTGGGTTGGGGGGGTTATGGACCAGAGCCATTTGGCTTGGCTTGCTCTGTGGACTGGGCTGGCTACCAGCACTCCTTGAATGGTTCTACATTCATTATGGCTCTGGCCATTTTGTGCACCATTATCCCTTGTGGAGTCATCTTATTCTCCTATTCTGGCATTGCCTGGAAGCTCCACAAGGCCTACCAGACCATCCAGAGCCATGACATGCTGCCCAACACTGGGGGTGTTGAAAGGAAAGTCACGCTa ATGGCCATTCTAATCAGCTCTGGCTTCGTTGTCTCCTGGACACCCTATGTGGCCATCAGCCTCTGGACTATGTTTCACTCTGAGGGGAAGGACAGTGTGGCACCTATTGTCAGCATGCTGCCCTGCCTGTTTGCCAAATGCTCCACAGCATACAATCCCTTCATCTACTACATCTTCTGCAAGTCTTTCCGCCGGGAGCTGAGGCAGCTCTGGAGCTGTTGTGGGTGCCAGCACTCAGTGGCTGAGCTTCCTTATGCAGAAGAGGAGCACAATCAGTGGAAGATCTCAGTCATGCTCAAAAGTCCAAGAGAACAGAGAAGTCAATGCCCTTCTCCAGGGGTCTGTCAGACCACTTCTTAA